In one window of Nycticebus coucang isolate mNycCou1 chromosome 23, mNycCou1.pri, whole genome shotgun sequence DNA:
- the LOC128575907 gene encoding putative uncharacterized protein FLJ13197, which yields MGKKMKPDKLERGQAGVRASKSGEGEGTYFARRGTERGRREIKARTRAAPNPESAVMSALRSGWRRAPGTETGTDARAAGAARFGSAGARAALRLGPRLHTAPLLAPLWLLAPTPGSHMTPARLALRASRGWRGK from the coding sequence atgggaaaaaaaatgaaaccagacAAGCTGGAAAGGGGGCAGGCGGGAGTCCGGGCGAGCAAGAGCGGTGAGGGAGAGGGGACTTACTTTGCGAGGCGCGGTACTGAGCGCGGCCGACGAGAAATAAAGGCCCGGACCCGGGCTGCCCCGAACCCCGAGAGTGCGGTAATGTCAGCGCTCCGGTCCGGGTGGCGGCGGGCGCCGGGCACGGAGACCGGGACGGACGCGCGTGCGGCGGGCGCTGCGCGGTTCGGCTCGGCGGGCGCTCGCGCTGCGCTCCGGCTCGGGCCCCGGCTCCACACGGCTCCGCTCCTGGCTCCCCTCTGGCTCCTGGCACCAACTCCGGGCAGTCACATGACGCCGGCGCGGCTCGCTCTGCGAGCCTCCCGGGGCTGGCGGGGTAAGTAG